A window from Microbacterium ginsengiterrae encodes these proteins:
- the ribH gene encoding 6,7-dimethyl-8-ribityllumazine synthase, translating to MSGAGAPSPTDEIDATGLRVVVIAGTWHDVITNGLIAGAERVLTASGASHELVRVPGSFELALAAQAAFAGGADAVVALGVIIRGGTPHFEYVSAATTDGLTRVALDAGKPVGFGVLTLDDEQQGLDRAGLEGSKEDKGAEAADAALRTALVVRALRG from the coding sequence ATGAGCGGCGCAGGAGCACCCTCCCCCACGGACGAGATCGACGCGACGGGACTCCGCGTCGTCGTCATCGCCGGCACCTGGCACGACGTCATCACGAACGGCCTGATCGCCGGCGCGGAGCGCGTCCTCACGGCATCCGGTGCCTCGCACGAGCTCGTCCGCGTGCCCGGGTCGTTCGAGCTGGCCCTCGCCGCCCAGGCGGCGTTCGCCGGCGGCGCCGATGCGGTGGTCGCGCTCGGCGTCATCATCCGCGGTGGCACCCCGCACTTCGAATACGTGTCGGCGGCGACGACCGACGGCCTCACCCGTGTCGCGCTCGATGCCGGCAAGCCGGTGGGCTTCGGCGTGCTCACCCTCGACGACGAGCAGCAGGGCCTGGACCGCGCCGGACTCGAAGGGTCCAAGGAGGACAAGGGCGCAGAAGCTGCGGATGCCGCGCTCCGCACCGCCCTGGTGGTCCGAGCCCTCCGCGGCTGA
- a CDS encoding MFS transporter, whose product MSTTAAPANPRSRVITASLVGTTIEFYDFYAYATAAVLVFPILFFPSDNETASLLASFAVFGAAMVARPIGAMVFGHFGDKYGRKATLVASLLTMGIATVLIGVLPTFQQVNWVAPLLLLILRLAQGFALGGEWSGAALVATENAPKGKRAWYGSFPQLGAPIGFIIANFVFLTINWVLPHPEDPALKSEAFLAWGWRIPFLFSAVMVIIGLWVRLKLVESDTFKNAEAKGAIHKMPLVTVFRHYWKQLILGTFIMLATYVLFYLMTNFTLTYGTALTTADVPGLGFGYTDFVLMQIIGVVFFGVFTLLSGPIADAVGRRKLLLWVTGAIIVFGLTFNVFLLPQLDPQFTGALTQAFLVLGFLLMGLTFGPMGAILPELFPTNVRYSGSAISYNVSSILGAALAPFVAVALWAAAGGSPWLVGLYLSGMGVLTFIALIFAPETKDHDYEADLGLAQSAEL is encoded by the coding sequence GTGAGTACCACCGCCGCCCCCGCCAACCCGAGATCTCGCGTCATCACCGCGAGCCTGGTCGGCACCACGATCGAGTTCTACGACTTCTACGCCTACGCGACAGCCGCGGTCCTCGTCTTCCCGATCCTGTTCTTCCCCAGCGACAACGAGACCGCGTCGCTGCTGGCCTCGTTCGCCGTCTTCGGTGCGGCGATGGTCGCGCGCCCGATCGGTGCGATGGTGTTCGGGCACTTCGGTGACAAGTACGGCCGCAAGGCGACGCTCGTGGCATCCCTGCTGACGATGGGTATCGCGACGGTGCTCATCGGCGTGCTGCCGACCTTCCAGCAGGTCAACTGGGTCGCCCCGCTGCTGCTGCTCATCCTGCGCCTGGCTCAGGGCTTCGCCCTCGGCGGCGAATGGTCCGGCGCCGCGCTCGTCGCGACCGAGAACGCACCGAAGGGCAAGCGCGCCTGGTACGGATCGTTCCCGCAGCTGGGAGCACCGATCGGCTTCATCATCGCCAACTTCGTCTTCCTCACGATCAACTGGGTCCTGCCGCACCCGGAGGACCCTGCCCTGAAGTCCGAGGCATTCCTCGCCTGGGGATGGCGGATCCCGTTCCTGTTCTCCGCCGTCATGGTCATCATCGGTCTGTGGGTGCGTCTGAAGCTCGTGGAGTCGGACACGTTCAAGAACGCCGAGGCCAAGGGCGCGATCCACAAGATGCCGCTAGTGACGGTGTTCCGCCACTACTGGAAGCAGCTCATCCTCGGCACGTTCATCATGCTCGCCACCTACGTGCTGTTCTACCTGATGACGAACTTCACGCTCACCTACGGCACCGCTCTGACCACGGCCGACGTCCCCGGCCTCGGCTTCGGCTACACCGACTTCGTGCTCATGCAGATCATCGGCGTGGTGTTCTTCGGTGTCTTCACGCTGCTGTCGGGCCCGATCGCCGACGCCGTCGGACGACGGAAGCTGCTGCTGTGGGTCACCGGCGCGATCATCGTGTTCGGTCTCACCTTCAACGTCTTCCTGCTGCCGCAGCTCGACCCGCAGTTCACCGGGGCGCTGACGCAGGCGTTCCTCGTCCTCGGTTTCCTGCTCATGGGTCTCACGTTCGGCCCGATGGGCGCGATCCTTCCCGAACTGTTCCCGACCAACGTCCGCTACTCGGGCTCGGCGATCTCGTACAACGTCTCGTCGATCCTCGGCGCCGCGCTGGCACCATTCGTCGCCGTGGCCCTGTGGGCGGCGGCCGGCGGATCGCCGTGGCTCGTCGGTCTGTACCTCTCGGGCATGGGCGTGCTGACCTTCATCGCACTGATCTTCGCGCCGGAGACCAAGGACCACGACTACGAGGCGGACCTCGGTCTCGCGCAGAGCGCCGAGCTCTAG
- the ribA gene encoding GTP cyclohydrolase II: MSLSTIEEALESLRAGRPVIVADDENRENEGDVILSAELASPEWVAWTVRWSSGFICAPMPADLADSLNLPPMVEANEDARSTAYTVSVDAAVGVTTGISASDRARTLNVLADPESTPTSIIRPGHVLPLRAVDGGVRERSGHTEAAVDLMKLAGLRPVGAIAEVVAEDGSMMRLPGLKELGKRDGVPVITIEQLIAHLNTIDPLDGPVVSSRAGRRRVSLRADATVPTDHGVFRFLAYKDRVTGTDHIAVVSGEPGETALVRVHSECLTGEAFGSLKCECGPQLDAALDAIEQEGGVVIYMRGHEGRGIGLINKLRAYSLQEEGLDTVDANLALGLPADAREYAAAAGILNDLGISKVRLLTNNTDKVAQLRELGLDIIEQVPLIVGVGPNNHQYLETKRDRMGHIIGEAELAAALADGKDDA, encoded by the coding sequence CGAGAACGAGGGCGACGTCATCCTCTCCGCGGAACTCGCAAGTCCCGAGTGGGTCGCCTGGACGGTGCGGTGGTCGTCCGGCTTCATCTGCGCCCCGATGCCGGCCGACCTCGCCGACTCGCTGAACCTCCCGCCGATGGTCGAGGCCAACGAGGACGCCCGCTCGACGGCGTACACCGTGAGCGTGGATGCCGCGGTCGGCGTCACCACCGGCATCAGCGCGTCCGACCGCGCGCGCACCCTCAACGTCCTCGCCGACCCGGAGTCGACGCCGACGAGCATCATCCGCCCCGGGCACGTCCTCCCCCTGCGCGCCGTCGACGGCGGCGTGCGAGAGCGCAGCGGGCACACCGAAGCGGCGGTCGACCTCATGAAGCTCGCAGGCCTGCGTCCCGTCGGGGCGATCGCCGAGGTGGTCGCGGAGGACGGCAGCATGATGCGCCTCCCCGGGCTCAAGGAGCTCGGCAAGCGCGACGGCGTGCCCGTCATCACGATCGAGCAGCTCATCGCGCACCTCAACACCATCGATCCGCTCGACGGTCCTGTCGTGTCCTCGCGGGCGGGCCGTCGCCGGGTGAGCCTGCGCGCGGACGCCACCGTCCCCACCGACCACGGCGTCTTCCGGTTCCTCGCATACAAAGATCGGGTGACCGGCACCGACCACATCGCCGTCGTCTCGGGCGAACCGGGCGAGACCGCTCTGGTGCGCGTGCATTCGGAGTGCCTCACCGGTGAGGCGTTCGGATCGCTGAAGTGCGAGTGCGGCCCGCAGCTGGACGCGGCCCTGGACGCCATCGAGCAGGAGGGCGGCGTCGTCATCTACATGCGCGGTCACGAGGGACGCGGCATCGGACTCATCAACAAGCTCCGCGCGTACAGCCTGCAGGAGGAGGGGCTCGACACGGTCGATGCCAACCTCGCCCTCGGCCTCCCCGCCGATGCCCGCGAGTACGCCGCGGCAGCCGGCATCCTCAACGACCTCGGGATCTCCAAGGTGCGTCTGCTGACGAACAACACCGACAAGGTCGCGCAGCTGCGCGAGCTCGGACTCGACATCATCGAGCAGGTCCCGCTGATCGTCGGCGTCGGCCCGAACAACCACCAGTACCTCGAGACCAAGCGCGACCGCATGGGCCACATCATCGGCGAAGCCGAACTGGCGGCGGCACTCGCAGACGGAAAGGACGACGCATGA